The genomic interval GGAAGTTTTGGGTTAACGTAGCTATCAGGAAGATGATTCCTGAGTTGAACCACTAATCTAAGAGGCACTTTTATTGGTCTACTTAGCTATTAGAGGTTCTTTTTAGCCGTCACCGTTTACGCACACTGCTTAAGAAAACCATCTTGGTTAAGCTGTTAAACGGTTGAAAACTTCTCCATCTGTGGTTAAACTACGCGAGTCTAGAGGCAAAGCTATCTCTGAAATCATCCCCCGATTTTGGGACAAAGGCAAAGGAAAGACGTGCAATTTTTGTCAGAAAAGCTACAATCAGGAGGGTCTTCAATAGATCCGATGTATAAGGCATGCAGTTTAGTCCTTTCTGCCTCGCGGTATGGCTTTGATGAAGAGGCAAATTGATCAATTAGTCAGTATGGTTGCGATCTTGGGATACTTGTTGAAGTTATTCTAAGAGGCATCTATATTTTATTTCTCTGTTGACTGATTCCATTTTTTAGTTAAGGAGCATGAGGAACGCGGCATGACCCAGGCCAACGACGTACTCGAAATCGACCTCTTAGGCAATACTTCCGACGACCTACCTGAAAGTGAGTTGGGGTTCTTCATTGATGAAGATGATCGAGACGATTCTCTAGATGCTTCTGTAGATGAGGATGGTAAACCTGGTAAGGCCAGGTCTACTCGACGCCGGACTCAGGCAAAGAAGAAGCACTACACCGAAGACTCTATTCGGTTATATTTGCAGGAAATTGGTCGGATTCGATTACTGCGAGCCGATGAAGAAATTGAATTGGCTCGTAAGATTGCTGACCTGCTTGAGCTTGAGCGTGTTCGAGATCGCCTCTGCGATCGCATGTCATCCAATCCTCAAGATATCGAGAGAGATTTGGAGCTATGGGCGAACGAGGTTGACCAACCTCTACCGAAGTTTCGCCGTCGGCTGCATGAAGGGCGTCGAGCGAAAGAGAAGATGGTGCAATCCAACCTGAGGTTGGTGGTGTCTATCGCCAAGAAGTATATGAATCGGGGATTGTCTTTCCAAGACCTGATTCAAGAAGGTAGTCTGGGCTTGATTCGTGCCGCTGAGAAATTTGATCACGAAAAAGGATACAAGTTCTCTACCTATGCCAACTTGGTGGATTCGGCAGGCAATTACACGGGCGATCGCAGATCAATCCCGTACCATCCGCCTTCCCGTTCACCTCTATGAAACGATTTCTCGGATTAAGAAAACCACCAAGCTACTCTCGCAGGAGATGGGACGCAAACCCACTGAAGAAGAGATTGCGACCCGAATGGAAATGACCATCGAGAAGCTCCGGTTTATTGCGAAGTCTGCCCAATTACCGATCTCTTTAGAAACTCCCATCGGGAAGGAAGAAGATTCTCGCCTGGGTGATTTCATCGAATCCGATGGAGAAACCCCTGAAGATCAGGTTTCTAAGAATCTATTACGGGAAGATCTGGAGAATGTCCTTGACACCCTTAGCCCCCGTGAACGCGATGTTTTGAGGCTGCGTTATGGGTTGGATGATGGGCGGATGAAGACGTTGGAAGAGATCGGTCAACTCTTCAACGTCACCCGTGAGCGTATTCGCCAGATTGAAGCGAAAGCACTGCGTAAGTTGCGTCACCCTAACCGTAACAGCGTGCTTAAGGAGTACATTCGCTAGAGCCTGAATAGTTTGGTCTTTGTAAGCTCAACAGTTTCAATACTGTTGAGCTTTTTAATGTTGAGCTTTTAATGAATAAATTGAGTTAAAAAAACGAGCCTGGATAGCTAAACCAGACTCGCCTATCATTGAAATTCTCTATCAACGATTAGTTAACGAATTAGTTCACAAGACCCCGGAAGATGGAATCTACAACGTTGAAGTTTGCCAACAGGAGGTAGGCAGTGAAAGCGCCCCCGGTAGCACCAACAAAAAATCCACCCGCGAATTGGCTCCAGCCTTCTGCTGATTGCAACGATTTGCTAAAGCGGGTTGGCTTTAGGCTGGTAGACTGGGCAGCGTCGGCTTCAACAGCTTCTTCATCTTTAAATGTTGCCAGCCCATAGGCAGACAAACACGCGGTTGCAATCAGGATAAGAGCGATACCTGAGATGAGTCCACCGAGGGCAGAAACATCTGAGTCACGTAGAGGACCGAGTTTAACCCAGGGTCCGATCAAGAAGTAGCCGTGTGCCAAACCTACCTCTAAGCCACGCAAAATGGGAGAAAGCCCCTTGCGATAGGCGGGCAAGTTACCAATAAAGGTTCTGGTGAATGCTGAGTCACTAATTGGGGTTGAAAGGTGCCCAATGAAAGGATCGTCAAAGTAGGGTTTAATAAGCTCCGCATTTCTCGGATCTGCCATATTGTATCTTCTCTCCTCGTCGTTAAAATCCAGAAGAATGTGAGTAGATGGGCATCCCTAAACCAGCTAAAGTCATGGCTAATAACTTCGGCTAAATGAGGTGTTGATATAAAACCCCTCAGTTTAATCGTGCCATTCTACTTAAGTTCATATTCTATGCAGGTAGGGCATCTCACAAGTGTAAATGAAGCGAGAGATTTAGAAAAGTTAATTAAATAGGTGTCAGGTGTTAGGGGTCAGGGTATGGTCCACAATTTGTTGGCGGAGTTCGTCTGGTTTGGTTAAGAGGTCAGATTGGGCGATCGATTCCTGTTCGCCTGTCCCTAACCATTTCAGTTGCACCGTTTGGGTTTCTGCCTCGGTATCTCCCAGGATCAGGCAGGCAACGGCACCACTGCGATCGGCACGTTTGAACTGTTTTCCGAAGGCACTGCTGCTTAAGTCTAGCTCTACGGTGAATCCTTTTTGACGGAGAGCCTGTGCCAGCACAAGCGCCTGAGATTCGGCTGCCTCTCCCTTTGAAACCAAGTAAAAATCGGTTTTTGAACCAACAACAGCCTGTTGCTGTTGCAACAGAATAATCAGGCGTTCTAACCCGATCGCCCAGCCAACCGCTGGTGTCTCTGGTCCTCCTAACTCTGACACCAGACCATCGTAGCGACCACCTGCACAAACTGTTGCCTGTGCCCCCAAATCTGTGGATTGAATTTCAAAAACGGTATGGGTGTAGTAGTCAAGCCCCCGCACCAGCCGAGGATTAATTTCGAAGCGAATTCCTAGCTGGGTCAGCAGCTCCTGAACCTGATCAAACCGCTGCTTCGAATTGGGATTCAGGTGTTCTAGAATACTGGGAGCGTTTTGCAGAATGGCTTGAGTCCGCCCATCTTTGCTGTCTAGAATTCTTAGAGGGTTGCGGGTGAGCCGATCTTGAGAGTCAATGTCCAGATCCCCCTTGTATGGAGTGAGATAGGCTACGAGGGCTTCCCGGTAGCGTTGGCGATCGTCGGGATTGCCAATTGAATTAAGGTTAAGGGACAGATCTTTGAGACCCAGGGTTTGCAGGACATCTGTGGCGATCGCGATGACTTCCGCGTCCGCTCTAGGAGAGGGGCTGCCCAACACTTCTACCCCAATCTGGTGAAACTGTCTCTGCCGCCCTGCCTGGGGGCGCTCGTAGCGAAACATGGGTCCACAATACCAGAGGCGCTGTACACCGCCCTGGGCGGCAAAACCATGTTCGATGTATGCCCGTACTGCTCCTGCGGTTCCTTCTGGTCGCAGGGTGAGGGAGCGTTCCCCCCGATCCTTGAAGGTATACATCTCTTTGCCAACCACGTCGGTAGCTTCGCCAATGCCCCGTTCAAACAGGTCGGTTTGCTCAAAGATGGGAGTGCGGATTTCCTGGTAAGCAGCTCTGCTTAAAATGCCACGGGCATTGGATTCTACCCACTGCCAGTAGCCGATTTCAGCAGGTAGAATATCTCGTGTTCCTCGTAACGCCTGAATTAAACCCATTAGTTTAAGTGAACCTGTATTTCCTACTACAAAAGATAAGCAATGCTTTTCGGTAGGGTCAGGTTCCACCTTCAACCAGGTTAGATTCAACCGTGTCAGATTCAACCACTTCCCAGGCACCGTAGCGATCGCTATAGTACGCCAAAATCTGCTCTACCCGCTTACGACAGGTAGAATCTAGATCATCTGGGTGTTGAACCCAAAGACTATCAACCTGACTAAGACGGTAGTCAAACTGCTGAGATTGTTGGGAAACCAGTTCAGTTTTAACCCTATCTACCTGCTCCAGATGTGCGGCAACCTCCCGATAGACCGCCAGGGGTAATTCAGGGTAACGAATTCGGTATCTCATTTACGAACTCGCTTCATTGCGAACGTTGGGCAGCGGGCAACAGTTGACATCATCAATACAGACTTTGCCCCATTGCAGTGCCCACCGCACCAGTGCAACCCGATTGTCCGTTTCAGTTTTGGTCAAGATGTTACTGATGTGGTTATCCACTGTGCGCTTGCTGATTTCTAATTTTTCAGCAATTTCCTGGTTCGTTAAGCCAGCGGCTACCAGTTCAATAACTTGCAGTTCTCGCTCAGAAAGAGGACCCTGCGCCTGAAAATCGCCACCAGCCATACTTGCTCACCGTTTCTATAATCTACTGTGTATATCTACTCACTCAACTCCCATTCTAGGGGTAACTTGGCAAAAATACTTATTTTCAAAGAATTGAATGAGACGATTTTTGGAATTTAGGTGGTAGGTGGTAGGTGGTAGGTGGTAGAAGAGTTTTGAGTTGTGCGTCTGGCTCCTTGACTTCTATCGATAAAGGAATACAACTTATGACAGTTTCCGAAAAACCTGTTAGTCCCTGGTCTTACAAGCCGTGGTGGTGTCAGCCCTGGTCGATCGCCTTGACTGGGATTGTTCTGATTGTCGGTAGTTGGTGGTTACTCAAAACGGTGTGGGTAACCGTTCTGGTGGCAATTCCGGTATTGACGTGGATGGGATTTTTTTTACTGCTTTGGCCCCGGTTAATGATGCAGAGTGGGTTGCTAGATGGTTTCAATGAGTGGGAATCAGGAATTGTGAATCAGGAACCAGAAGTGAGGAGCCAGGAGTCAGAAGGAGGTAACGATTCTAAATTTTGACTTCTGACTTCTCAATTCTGTTGTCTAGATAGGAGATAGGGAGGGAATGCGAGATCGGGCGATCGCAGGAGCTAAACACAATCCTGTTGCCAGACTTTGATGTGCAAGGACATCGGGGAGCGCGGGGTTTGCGTCCAGAGAATACGCTGGCTGCGTTTAAGTATGCGATCGGGTTGGGGGTCACGACCCTGGAATTGGATACGGGGATCTCGGCGGATGGTGTACTGGTTGTCTGTCATGATCCAGTCATTAATCCCTTGCTGTGTCTCAGTGGCAGGGGCGAGCGCTTACCGGATAAGGCTCAATACAGGCTGAAAGACTTGACTGTGGCAGAAATCCAATCCTTTGACTGCGGTAGCTTGAATCCAGACCCAATCCGCTTTCCCGCACAGATGTCCGTTCCAGGTGCCCGTATTCCTACTTTGCAACAGGTGTTTGACCTGGGTGAAGCCCAAAACCCCCTGATTCGCTACAACATCGAGAGTAAGATAAACCCTCTACGCCCCTGGGAAACTGCGAGTCCAGAAATGTTTGCGGAGAAGTTGGTCGGGCTGATTGAGCAGAATCATTTAACATCACGAGCGACCATTCAATCCTTTGATTGGCGCGTGTTAAAGCAAGTCAAACGGTTGAATTCTGACATTCAGACCTCTGCCCTGGTGCTGCATAGCCAAACGTCGAGTACATTAGAGGGATTTGTAGGGGCATCCCCATTTCTGGCGGGATTGGATTTTAGCGATCATCAAGGCAAATATGATGGCGTTATTACAGTCAACCGGTTTCATTGATGTGTACTCTCCTAACTTCGAGAGCTTGCTGCCGGAGTCTCAGATGTTCCTGCAATCGGTTCAGGATTTGAAACAGGCAGGGTTTACGATCGTCCCCTGGACGGTTAATGACGAGGCAGCCATGCGACAGTTAATCATTCTGGGAGTGGATGGTTTAATTACAGACTTTCCCGACAGATTGCTGAACCTGCTGCAATTCCTGGGATTAACATAGAGAGAAGATTTCGAATCTCCATGCATAACGACCCAGTTACGATATACTGCCCCAATCCCCTGTGTCAGGCTCCGAATCCAGAGAGCCACAGGTTTTGCTACCAGTGTCGCACCCCCCTCCCCAAACGATATCTGTGGGTGGCGGGGAAGGTGGAATCCCTACGTCCGGGTGAGTTGTTGGCGGATCGATATTGGGTCAAGCGCGATCGCATTGTATTAGATACAAAACCAGGGTTGCTGCCAGATTCCCCGGACGAAATTTCAGAGACGATTGAAGCTTATCTCAGGCTCTCGCCCTATCAACCGCACGTCCCCCAGATATATGGGTCGATCCGCTTGCGTCAGGGGATCTCGGCGGTAGATGTTTTGTTGTTAGAACAGGCTCCCATTTACCCAGAGGGCATTGTACCCAGCCCATCGTCAGATTCGTTGGAAGGGCAGTTAATGCCAGAACTGGCATCCGTCTGGAAAGGGAGTAGTGCGCTACGACAGCTACACTGGCTGTGGCAAATTGCCCAACTTTGGCAACCGCTCAGTATTCAGAACGTTGCTTCAACGGTGTTACGTCCAGAATTGCTGCGCACAGAAGGGGGAACCCTTCGGTTGCTGGAGTTGCGGACAGATGGCAAAAAGAATCCATCCCTGGCGGACCTGGCAGAGGTGTGGCAACACTGGCGATCAGCAGCACAACCATTAATTGCGGATTTTTTGGCAAAACTGGTGCAGCAGATGCAACAGGGGCAAATTAAAAGCGCTGAACAGGTCGTTGCCGTTTTGGATCAAGCTCTCGCCGTTTGCGGTCAGACTCAATCTCGCCAGATTCAAATTGTGACTCAGACCGATCAGGGTCCCAGTCGTCAGCGCAATGAAGATGCTTGCTACCCCCCAAGCGGATCGGTTTTAGCGATCGCCAATCCGGGTAGGGGCGGAACTGGTTCGGCAACAGGCACAGCGGGTAGTTTTTCAGCATCTCCTATAGCGGCACCACTAGTAGTGGTCTGTGATGGGATTGGAGGGCACGAGGGAGGAGATGTTGCCTCTAGTTCGGCGATCGCGGTGATTCAGCAAAAACTGCAACGAATTTCCTTGCCCACGACCCATCCCGACGTGCTTGTGGCTCAGTTAGAACAGGCAGTGTTGGCTGCGAACGATGTAATTAGCCAGCGGAATGATAGCGAGTCCCGCCAGGAACGGCAACGGATGGGTACCACGCTTGTGATGGCGCTGATTCATGGGCACGAGCTTTACCTGGCGCATGTGGGAGATAGCCGCGCCTACCAGATTACTCGCACCGGATGTCATCAGGTAACGATGGATGATGATCTGGCATCCAGGGAAACACGGTTAGGGTATTCCCTTTACCGGGAGGCGCTCCAACAGCAGGGTTCTGGCTCCCTAGTGCAGGCGTTGGGCATGGGACCGTCAAACCTGTTGCATCCAACCGTACAGCGGTTTGTTTTGGATGAGGATTGCTTGTTTTTATTGTGTTCGGATGGGTTGAGTGATAACGATCGGGTTGAGGAGTACTGGCAAACCGAGTTGCTCCCCGTTGTGGAAGGCAAGGTTGATGTTGCGGTTGCTGCCCAGCGATTAGTCGTCATTGCAAATAGCCAGAACGGGCATGATAACGTCACGGTCGGGTTAATTTATTGTCGAGTCAGTCCGGGCGATCGCTCACTTAGGTCTGCCCCACTGGACGTATCCCTGGCAACCCCACCCCCTCTTGCTAATAGGGTGATGGGCACCGATCCTGAAGAGGACTCCTCCTATGTTGCTCCTCCAACATTCAGAACTCAAATTGTTAAGCAGAGAGACACTTCCAATCCATTCTTCAAAACTTTGGGAATCGGGACTGTTTTAGTGATGGCAGGTGTGTTGGCTTACTTTTTAGCCCTCAGACTACGCCCTGAAAGTACTGCTCCCACAGCGCTACAATCCCCCTCTCCGGAGCCGAGTGCCTCAGTTCCGACTCCCCCTAGCCCCCCCGTTGCCAGTTCCCAATCTTTGTTGACCGTTGGAACATTGGTTCAGGTCAACCGTTCAACACCGCCAGGAGATCCCCAGGCAAACTCGATCGCCCTTCTGACTGAACCCACTGGGGCAACCGCTTCACCAGGAACAGCGATCGCAGACGTAATTCCGGTGGGTACTACTTTACAGGTAATTAGAAAGCAAGAACTCCCAACCAGAGGCACCTGGCTTCAGCTTAAAGTTTGCTCCGCTCCAGGGCAAAAAGCTGCCATCACACAAACGGTGCAACCAGGGCAAATTGGTTGGGTTGAAGAAGCGGCGATCGCCCCCCTGGTTGTTCAAGAAACTGCCCTCACCCCCGGCCAATTAGGTAGCTGTGGCAACACCCCATCATCATCAGAAGAGAGAATCGAACCGAGATGATGGGGAATGGGAAATGGGACGAAGAGATGAAAAAGCTAACCTCGATACTCCTCGTCCTGCGTTTCCTGATCTTCCTCTGATTTGCTCAGACCTTCCTTAAAGCCACGCAGTGTTTTTCCTAGTGTGCCACCCAATTCTGGAATTTTCTTGGGTCCAAAAATGACGATCGCCACAATCACAATAATTGCCACTTCGGGCCAACCTAAACCAAACATACCCACCTCCTGTGATCTGTCTTCAATCACTATAGGACTTACGCATCGTGTTTACAGATTACTGGGAAGCAGGAATCGGGAATTGGGAAGCGCGCGTGGGTAATTGGGAATTGGCGTACAGATCAATGCCGTCATTCTGGTTCGGAAGAGGTGAAAAAGAACCCAGTTTCAGTGCAAACCGCTTCCAGGGGCTGATCCCAGGGGTCGCTTGGGAGGGAGGGGAGGCGGGCAAAGTCAAATACGATCCCGACCGTTGGTTTATTTTCCCACTCCAATGAACTGAACAGGCGATCGTAAAACCCACCCCCATAACCCAGGCGGTAGCCTCGTAGGTCGCAGGCGATCGCGGGCACCAGAATCAAGTCCACCTGATCTGGCTCCAGCATCGGAGCATCCGGGTGCGGTTCCAAAATTCCGTAAGCACCGGGCTGAAGGGGAAGGGAGTATTGGGATGACCAGACATGCCAAATCAGGGACTTGCCAACGCAGCGCGGAAAGCCCCAGGTTTTGGGGAGGGCAAACAGGGAATCTAGATTGGGTTCCTGTCGGATGCTGAAGTAGGCAAGAATTGTTTTCGCTTCGGCAAATCGGGAGGCCGTTTGTAGATGGCTACAGAGCTGAAGGCTTTTTTCCCTCCAGGTTTCGATCGGTAGGGATTGGCGGGTTTTAAGGAGGGTCTTCCGTAGCTCTGCTTTGCCCATCATGGAGTGAAGTGTCCAGGCTCTGTTTTAGAACTGTCAAATTTGAATTCAACGAGTGCTGAGTGCCAGGAGTGAGTATTCCCCTTTTCTCAGCACTCAGTCCTCAGTCCTCAGCACCCTTAAACAACACCTTAGGACATGGAACTTCCCACGCTCTGGCGAATGGTGGCATGGTCATTAACTGTCTGGACAACGTGCCCATTCAAGGGGATCAATCCCAGGGCTTTCAGGTCGGCTTCTACCATCAAGTGAACCAATTGGTCGAAGGTGACGGAGGGTTGCCAACCCAACTTCTCCTGTGCTTTGGTGGGGTCACCGATGAGTAATTCCACCTCGGCAGGACGCAGGTAGCGTTCGTCAAATTCCACATAGTCCTGCCAATTGAGATTAACGTAACCAAAGGCAATATCCAGAAATTCTCGCACCGAATGGGTTTCGCCCGTGGCAACCACGTAGTCATCGGGTGCTTCCTGTTGCAGCATCAGCCACATCGCCTTGACATAATCCTTGGCGTAACCCCAATCCCGCTTGGCATCCAGGTTTCCCATGAACAGTTTCTTTTGCCGTCCGGCAACGATGCGAGCGATCGCCCGTGTGATCTTGCGGGTAACAAAGGTTTCGCCCCGACGGGGAGACTCGTGGTTAAACAAAATGCCATTACAGGCAAACAGATCATAGGACTCCCGATAATTCACGGTTTGCCAATGGGCGTAGACCTTGGCACAGGCATAGGGACTGCGGGGATATAAGGGCGTTGTCTCCTTTTGGGGAATTTCCTGCACCTTCCCAAACATTTCCGATGAGCCTGCCTGGTAGAAGCGAACCTGAATTCCCGTGCGTTGCTGGTAGTCGCGAATGGCTTCTAGCAGGCGAAGCGTGCCCATCCCCACAGAATCAACAGTATATTCTGGGGAATCAAAGCTGACGCGAACATGGGATTGGGCACCCAGGTTATAAATCTCGATCGGCTGGATTTCCTCCAGAATGCGGCGAAGCGTGGTGCCATCGGTCAGGTCACCATAGTGCAGAAACAGCCGAGCATCTTGATTGTGGGGATCTTCGTAGATGTGATCGATGCGATCGGTATTAAAGGTAGAGGTGCGCCGGATAATTCCATGCACCTCGTAGCCTTTCTCCAACAGAAATTCGCTCAGATACGATCCATCTTGACCTGTGATTCCGGTAATCAGTGCTCGTTTGTGTTGTGTCATGCTTAACCTTTCCTGACGGTGACGTTGAACCAGACCTGAGAGTAATTGTTACCTGCGTTGATCCAGAGTGTGTAGATCAGGGTCTTATGTCCCAAGAACTCTTCTTAATGTTCCCCAATTAATCTGCACAGGCTGATCCTGGAATTAGATTGAATCAGAAATGGCAGAAACGCTGGCAGTTTGTTGATTGACCACTGAAATGGGGGTGGGTGAGTTTTGAATCATAAATTGCATGATTGGTTGTCGGGAGTTGGTTATTGGTTATTGGTTATTGGTCATCGGTCACTACCCGCCTAATTCCTAATCCCTCTAATTCCTAATCCCTAATTCCTAATCCCTAATTCCTAATTCCTAATCCCTAATTCCTAATCCCTAATTCCTAATCCCTACTGTAGCCATACCCTCCCCCTCCGGGAGTTTCAATTACAAACGTATCTCCAGGCTGAACAGCAATTTCGGCTTTACTGCTTAACGGTTCAATCGTCCCATCTGCCCGCTCAACCCAGTTACGGCCCACGGTTCCCGGCGCACCTCCATGCAGACCAAAGGGGGGAACGACTCGATGCCCAGAGAGAATGGCGGCTGTCATCGCTTCCCGAAACTGGATGCGGCGAATGACGCCGTTGCCACCCCGGTATAATCCCTGTCCCCCACTATGGGGGCGGATCGCAAAGGTTTCGAGCAAAACGGGAAAGCGCCACTCTAACACCTCTGGATCGGTGAGGCGGGAGTTGGTCATGTGGGTCTGCACCGCATCCGTGCCATCAAAACTGGAACCTGCACCAGAACCACCACAAATGGTCTCGTAGTACTGATAGCGCTGATTGCCAAAGGTGAAATTATTCATCGTCCCTTGGGAGGCTGCCAGTACACCCAATGCTCCATAGAGCGCATCGGTGACCGTTTGAGAGGTTTCCACATTGCCAGCCACGATCGCCGCTGGATAGTTCGGATTCAGCATACACCCCTCTGGAATAATGATTTCCAATGGTTTGAGGCAACCCGCGTTGAGCGGAATCTCATCCTCGACCAGACTACGAAAAACGTAAAGAACTGCTGCTTTGCAGACTGCGACTGGTGCGTTGAAATTGGTTGGTTGCTGGGGTGATGTGCCAGTAAAGTCAATTTTGGCACTACGCTGTTTGTGATCGATCGTGACTGTCACCACAATCTGACTCCCATCATCCATTGCGTAGGTGAAGTGACCATCCTGCAACACATCAATGACGCGGCGCACCGATGCTTCCGCATTGTCCTGGACATGCTGCATATACGCCTGCACCCCATCTAAGCCAAAATGCTGCACCATTTTGTGAATTTCCTGTACCCCCTTTTCATTGGCAGCAATCTGAGCTTCCAAATCCGCCAGGTTTTGCTCCGGGTTTCGCACCGGGTACTCGCCCGTAGTCAACAATTCAAGTAATTCCTGCTCCCGCAGATGCCCCTGGCTCACCAGTTGAAAATTGTCGATCAGTACGCCTTCCTGGGCGATCGTCGTACTGTTGGGGGGCATTGAACCAGGTGTAATGCCACCAATATCCGCATGATGACCACGAGACGCAACGTAGAAAAGGGGGGTGGGGGGTGGGGGGTGGGGGGTGGGGGAGGAGTTTTGAGTTTTGAGTTTTAAGTTTTGAGTTTTGAGTGAGTGCTGAGTGCTAATTGAATTTTGAATTTTGAATTTTGAATTTTGAATTGAAGTCTCCGCGTCTCTGTGTCTCCGCGTCCCCGCGTCTTCCTCATCTCCCTCACCTCCTGGCTCCTGGCTCCTGACTCCTGACCCCTGATTCCCTACTCCCCACTCCCCACTCCCCACTCCCCCTTCAAAGACTGGAGTCACCACCGTCACATCTGGCAGGTGCGTCCCCCCGTTGTAGGGATTGTTGAGAACGTAGACATCACCCGGTTTAAGGGTGTTACCACGAGCTGCAATCAGGGTTTGAACACTTTCGCTCATGGAACCTAAGTGAACCGGGATGTGGGGAGCGTTGGCAACAAGTTGCCCATCCTGGTCAAAGATGGCACAGGAGAAATCTAACCGTTCCTTGATATTGACCGAGTAGCTGGTGTTCTGAAGTGTAAAACCCATTTGCTCAGCGATCGCCATGAACAGGTGGTTGAAGATTTCCAGCAAAACTGGGTCGGGGGGTGTGGGGAAAGAGTTTTGAGTTTTAAGTTTTGAGTTTTGAGTTTTAAGTTTTGAAGGCGAGGTGTCGAGTTCTGAAGGCGAGGTGTCGGGTTCTGAAGGCGAGGTGTCGGGTTCAAAGGTCGGAGTTCCGTGCTTTGAGGTCAAAGTTTCAGGTTCTGAAGCTGAAGTTCCGTGCTTTGAGGTTGGAGTTCCGAGTTCGGAGGTTGAAGTTCCGTGCTTTGAGGTCGGAGTTCCGAGTTTAGAGGTCAATGTTCCATGC from Kovacikia minuta CCNUW1 carries:
- a CDS encoding sigma-70 family RNA polymerase sigma factor codes for the protein MTQANDVLEIDLLGNTSDDLPESELGFFIDEDDRDDSLDASVDEDGKPGKARSTRRRTQAKKKHYTEDSIRLYLQEIGRIRLLRADEEIELARKIADLLELERVRDRLCDRMSSNPQDIERDLELWANEVDQPLPKFRRRLHEGRRAKEKMVQSNLRLVVSIAKKYMNRGLSFQDLIQEGSLGLIRAAEKFDHEKGYKFSTYANLVDSAGNYTGDRRSIPYHPPSRSPL
- a CDS encoding sigma-70 family RNA polymerase sigma factor; amino-acid sequence: MPTWWIRQAITRAIADQSRTIRLPVHLYETISRIKKTTKLLSQEMGRKPTEEEIATRMEMTIEKLRFIAKSAQLPISLETPIGKEEDSRLGDFIESDGETPEDQVSKNLLREDLENVLDTLSPRERDVLRLRYGLDDGRMKTLEEIGQLFNVTRERIRQIEAKALRKLRHPNRNSVLKEYIR
- a CDS encoding photosystem I reaction center protein subunit XI — encoded protein: MADPRNAELIKPYFDDPFIGHLSTPISDSAFTRTFIGNLPAYRKGLSPILRGLEVGLAHGYFLIGPWVKLGPLRDSDVSALGGLISGIALILIATACLSAYGLATFKDEEAVEADAAQSTSLKPTRFSKSLQSAEGWSQFAGGFFVGATGGAFTAYLLLANFNVVDSIFRGLVN
- the hisS gene encoding histidine--tRNA ligase, which produces MGLIQALRGTRDILPAEIGYWQWVESNARGILSRAAYQEIRTPIFEQTDLFERGIGEATDVVGKEMYTFKDRGERSLTLRPEGTAGAVRAYIEHGFAAQGGVQRLWYCGPMFRYERPQAGRQRQFHQIGVEVLGSPSPRADAEVIAIATDVLQTLGLKDLSLNLNSIGNPDDRQRYREALVAYLTPYKGDLDIDSQDRLTRNPLRILDSKDGRTQAILQNAPSILEHLNPNSKQRFDQVQELLTQLGIRFEINPRLVRGLDYYTHTVFEIQSTDLGAQATVCAGGRYDGLVSELGGPETPAVGWAIGLERLIILLQQQQAVVGSKTDFYLVSKGEAAESQALVLAQALRQKGFTVELDLSSSAFGKQFKRADRSGAVACLILGDTEAETQTVQLKWLGTGEQESIAQSDLLTKPDELRQQIVDHTLTPNT
- the pedR gene encoding photosynthetic electron transport-dependent transcriptional regulator PedR, yielding MAGGDFQAQGPLSERELQVIELVAAGLTNQEIAEKLEISKRTVDNHISNILTKTETDNRVALVRWALQWGKVCIDDVNCCPLPNVRNEASS
- a CDS encoding DUF6737 family protein; amino-acid sequence: MTVSEKPVSPWSYKPWWCQPWSIALTGIVLIVGSWWLLKTVWVTVLVAIPVLTWMGFFLLLWPRLMMQSGLLDGFNEWESGIVNQEPEVRSQESEGGNDSKF
- a CDS encoding glycerophosphodiester phosphodiesterase family protein; translated protein: MPDFDVQGHRGARGLRPENTLAAFKYAIGLGVTTLELDTGISADGVLVVCHDPVINPLLCLSGRGERLPDKAQYRLKDLTVAEIQSFDCGSLNPDPIRFPAQMSVPGARIPTLQQVFDLGEAQNPLIRYNIESKINPLRPWETASPEMFAEKLVGLIEQNHLTSRATIQSFDWRVLKQVKRLNSDIQTSALVLHSQTSSTLEGFVGASPFLAGLDFSDHQGKYDGVITVNRFH
- a CDS encoding glycerophosphodiester phosphodiesterase, whose protein sequence is MYSPNFESLLPESQMFLQSVQDLKQAGFTIVPWTVNDEAAMRQLIILGVDGLITDFPDRLLNLLQFLGLT
- a CDS encoding protein phosphatase 2C domain-containing protein encodes the protein MHNDPVTIYCPNPLCQAPNPESHRFCYQCRTPLPKRYLWVAGKVESLRPGELLADRYWVKRDRIVLDTKPGLLPDSPDEISETIEAYLRLSPYQPHVPQIYGSIRLRQGISAVDVLLLEQAPIYPEGIVPSPSSDSLEGQLMPELASVWKGSSALRQLHWLWQIAQLWQPLSIQNVASTVLRPELLRTEGGTLRLLELRTDGKKNPSLADLAEVWQHWRSAAQPLIADFLAKLVQQMQQGQIKSAEQVVAVLDQALAVCGQTQSRQIQIVTQTDQGPSRQRNEDACYPPSGSVLAIANPGRGGTGSATGTAGSFSASPIAAPLVVVCDGIGGHEGGDVASSSAIAVIQQKLQRISLPTTHPDVLVAQLEQAVLAANDVISQRNDSESRQERQRMGTTLVMALIHGHELYLAHVGDSRAYQITRTGCHQVTMDDDLASRETRLGYSLYREALQQQGSGSLVQALGMGPSNLLHPTVQRFVLDEDCLFLLCSDGLSDNDRVEEYWQTELLPVVEGKVDVAVAAQRLVVIANSQNGHDNVTVGLIYCRVSPGDRSLRSAPLDVSLATPPPLANRVMGTDPEEDSSYVAPPTFRTQIVKQRDTSNPFFKTLGIGTVLVMAGVLAYFLALRLRPESTAPTALQSPSPEPSASVPTPPSPPVASSQSLLTVGTLVQVNRSTPPGDPQANSIALLTEPTGATASPGTAIADVIPVGTTLQVIRKQELPTRGTWLQLKVCSAPGQKAAITQTVQPGQIGWVEEAAIAPLVVQETALTPGQLGSCGNTPSSSEERIEPR
- the tatA gene encoding twin-arginine translocase TatA/TatE family subunit codes for the protein MFGLGWPEVAIIVIVAIVIFGPKKIPELGGTLGKTLRGFKEGLSKSEEDQETQDEEYRG